The following are from one region of the Pectobacterium actinidiae genome:
- a CDS encoding Fe(3+) ABC transporter substrate-binding protein — protein sequence MSKTLSVLRKKARLLTLASSLMVAYALPAAADDSLTLYTTREPGLIQPLLDAFTKETSVKVNTVFIKDGMLERVKAEGQNSPADLLMTVDAGNLIDLVDAGVTQPIQSNALTEAIPAALRDKDNQWFGLSMRSRVLYAEKSLPLTSITYENLADPKWKGKVCIRAGQHPYNTALVAAMIAHHGEAKTETWLRGVKDNLARKATGGDRDVARDILGGICDVGLANSYYVGHMKNAKEGTDARKWGDAIKVIQPTFENGGTHVNISGAAVARHAPHKDQAVKLMEYLVSAPAQQIYAQANYEYPVRKGVTLDSTIGSTIGEVNVDSIPLTDIVKFRKQASQLVDKVGFDQ from the coding sequence ATGTCAAAAACGCTGTCTGTTCTGCGCAAAAAAGCGCGCCTGCTGACGTTAGCGTCATCACTGATGGTGGCCTATGCACTGCCTGCTGCCGCAGACGACTCTCTGACACTTTACACTACGCGTGAGCCCGGCCTGATTCAGCCGCTGCTGGATGCGTTCACCAAAGAGACGTCTGTTAAAGTCAATACCGTGTTCATCAAAGACGGGATGCTGGAACGAGTGAAGGCAGAAGGCCAAAACTCACCAGCTGACCTGCTGATGACCGTTGATGCCGGTAACCTGATCGATCTGGTGGACGCGGGTGTCACACAGCCGATTCAGTCCAACGCATTGACCGAAGCCATCCCTGCGGCGCTGCGCGACAAAGATAACCAATGGTTTGGTCTGTCAATGCGCTCTCGCGTGCTCTATGCGGAAAAATCACTGCCGCTGACAAGCATTACTTACGAAAATCTGGCCGATCCGAAATGGAAAGGCAAAGTGTGTATCCGCGCGGGTCAACACCCTTACAATACCGCATTGGTTGCCGCGATGATTGCCCACCACGGTGAAGCCAAAACCGAAACCTGGCTGCGCGGCGTGAAAGACAATTTGGCGCGTAAAGCCACCGGTGGTGACCGCGACGTTGCACGCGATATCCTCGGCGGCATCTGCGATGTGGGTCTGGCGAACTCTTATTATGTCGGCCACATGAAGAACGCCAAAGAAGGCACCGACGCCCGCAAATGGGGCGATGCCATCAAAGTCATTCAGCCTACCTTTGAAAACGGCGGCACACACGTCAATATCAGCGGTGCAGCCGTTGCACGCCACGCGCCGCATAAAGATCAAGCCGTTAAATTGATGGAATATCTGGTCTCCGCTCCCGCTCAACAGATCTACGCACAGGCGAACTACGAATATCCGGTTCGCAAAGGCGTCACGCTGGATTCCACCATTGGCAGCACGATTGGTGAAGTGAATGTGGATAGCATCCCGCTGACCGACATCGTTAAATTCCGTAAACAGGCCAGTCAGTTGGTAGATAAAGTTGGATTCGATCAATAA
- a CDS encoding PRD domain-containing protein, with amino-acid sequence MIKVKKALNNSMLLVDHEQQEMILLGKGIGFGARPGSLIDVTHVEQVFIPLENLKSRHFLSLTDTIPAAFFDITHEIVTLAQSQYAEKLNSVLFFTLAEHLYFAVERCKTGNHFINKLSWEVKRYYQKEYAIGVQAKDRVSARFNVTLPDDEAINIAFHLINAAGSAEIADAHQQVQLVNRLAEIVRYKLNKNIDVNAVDYLRFITHLRYFSERVIARKIAPGRTDDFYQELLKHYPEAMAISWAIRDYVQEKYQIALPKEELTWLTMHISRLADSQTP; translated from the coding sequence GTGATTAAAGTGAAAAAAGCGTTAAATAACAGCATGCTGTTAGTCGATCATGAACAGCAGGAGATGATCCTGTTGGGTAAAGGCATCGGATTTGGTGCCAGACCCGGTTCGTTGATTGATGTGACGCACGTTGAGCAGGTTTTCATTCCGCTGGAGAACCTGAAATCACGGCATTTTCTTTCATTGACCGACACGATCCCTGCGGCTTTTTTTGACATCACCCATGAGATCGTTACGCTGGCGCAAAGTCAGTACGCCGAAAAACTGAATTCGGTGCTGTTCTTTACGCTGGCGGAACATCTCTATTTTGCGGTTGAACGCTGTAAAACGGGCAATCACTTCATCAATAAGCTCAGTTGGGAAGTGAAGCGCTATTACCAAAAAGAGTACGCCATCGGGGTGCAGGCAAAAGATCGCGTGTCGGCGCGCTTTAACGTCACGCTACCCGATGACGAAGCCATCAACATCGCGTTTCACCTCATTAATGCCGCGGGCAGCGCCGAAATTGCCGATGCCCACCAGCAGGTTCAACTGGTGAACCGTCTGGCAGAGATTGTCCGCTATAAGCTAAACAAGAATATTGATGTCAACGCCGTCGATTACCTGCGCTTTATCACCCATCTGCGGTATTTCTCCGAACGGGTGATTGCCCGCAAAATCGCACCGGGACGCACGGACGATTTCTATCAGGAACTGCTGAAACACTACCCTGAAGCGATGGCGATTTCCTGGGCCATCAGAGATTACGTGCAGGAAAAATACCAAATAGCCTTGCCGAAAGAAGAACTCACCTGGTTGACTATGCATATCAGCAGGCTGGCCGACAGCCAGACGCCGTAG
- a CDS encoding glycoside hydrolase family 1 protein, producing the protein MDKNIAFPEHFLWGGAIAANQAEGAWNEDGKGPSVADAITWKPNLDLKNYHAHMALTDENIADAFNGKNDAFYPKRRGIDFYHRYPDDLALFAEMGFKVLRVSIAWSRIFPTGEDSTPNEAGLQFYDDLFREIRKHGIEPLVTLSHYEMPLALSEKYNGWVHRNVLDAFVRFSNVCFDRYKDLVRYWLTFNEIDSIHRHPFTTAGIREEKSAPGQAKQDIYQGLHHQFVASALVTRDCHEKIPGSQVGCMLTKLTTYPHSCRPEDVEAALKKNLENYFYADVQVFGEYPPLIKRDLERRGIHLTMQPDELAILKQHTVDFVSFSYYMSLTESTQPDAERIPGNTVLGVKNPYLPASDWGWQIDPVGLKISLLELYDRYQKPLFIVENGLGAKDVVENGKIHDPYRVDYFRSHFEQMREAIGEGVELMGFTSWGAIDIISAGTSQMSKRYGFIYVDQDDEGNGSLARLRKDSFYWYQKVIATNGADLT; encoded by the coding sequence ATGGATAAAAACATCGCATTCCCGGAACACTTTTTATGGGGCGGCGCGATTGCCGCGAATCAGGCCGAAGGCGCATGGAATGAAGACGGCAAGGGGCCGTCGGTCGCGGACGCCATTACCTGGAAGCCGAATCTCGATCTGAAAAATTACCATGCCCACATGGCGCTAACAGACGAAAATATCGCTGATGCGTTCAACGGAAAAAATGACGCGTTCTATCCCAAACGGCGCGGCATCGATTTTTATCACCGCTACCCAGACGATCTGGCACTGTTTGCCGAAATGGGCTTCAAAGTGCTGCGCGTCTCTATCGCCTGGTCGCGCATCTTTCCGACCGGAGAAGACAGCACGCCGAATGAAGCAGGCTTACAGTTTTACGACGACCTATTCCGCGAGATACGCAAGCACGGCATCGAACCGCTGGTGACGCTTTCACACTACGAAATGCCGCTGGCGCTGAGTGAGAAATACAATGGCTGGGTACACCGCAACGTACTGGATGCCTTCGTACGCTTTAGCAATGTCTGCTTCGATCGCTATAAGGATCTGGTGCGCTACTGGCTGACCTTTAACGAGATCGACAGTATCCATCGCCACCCCTTCACCACCGCGGGGATTCGCGAAGAAAAAAGCGCACCGGGGCAGGCTAAACAGGATATTTATCAGGGGCTGCACCACCAGTTTGTCGCTTCTGCCCTCGTCACCCGCGACTGTCATGAAAAAATCCCAGGTAGCCAGGTCGGTTGCATGCTGACCAAGCTGACGACGTATCCGCACTCCTGCCGCCCGGAAGATGTCGAAGCCGCGCTGAAAAAGAATCTCGAAAACTACTTTTATGCCGATGTGCAGGTGTTCGGTGAATATCCGCCGCTCATCAAACGCGACCTTGAACGACGTGGCATTCACCTCACTATGCAGCCTGACGAGCTGGCCATTCTCAAGCAACACACCGTTGATTTTGTGTCGTTCAGCTATTACATGTCACTTACCGAATCCACACAGCCGGACGCCGAGAGAATCCCAGGGAATACCGTTCTCGGCGTGAAAAACCCGTACCTGCCAGCCTCAGACTGGGGATGGCAAATCGACCCGGTCGGGCTGAAAATCTCCCTGCTGGAGCTGTACGATCGCTACCAGAAACCGCTGTTTATTGTCGAAAATGGGCTGGGTGCGAAAGACGTTGTCGAAAACGGCAAAATCCACGATCCTTACCGCGTTGACTACTTCCGTTCACATTTCGAGCAAATGCGTGAAGCGATTGGCGAAGGCGTTGAACTGATGGGGTTCACCAGTTGGGGAGCGATTGACATCATCAGCGCGGGCACGTCACAAATGTCCAAACGCTATGGCTTTATCTACGTCGATCAGGATGACGAAGGCAATGGTTCGCTGGCACGGCTGAGAAAGGATTCGTTCTACTGGTATCAGAAAGTCATCGCGACCAACGGTGCCGATCTCACCTGA
- a CDS encoding beta-glucoside-specific PTS transporter subunit IIABC yields the protein MSHTATDNNATAYATTAEKIITLVGGIDNIEHIEHCSTRLRLSLYDNSQVNQRELEKVPGVLGVRVNVQCQVIIGSEVMQVYEAVQNLAAGRKETGRVAPAKTNRTAFVIDFIISVFQPLVPAIAGGGVLKSLLLLLDLLGWLTKDSSTYKVLDNIGSAPLYFLPILVGITTAMKLKVNVLVAVSAVSVMVLPAMSKQLAEGAEFLSFDLKNVAYASQVFPAILCVIFYAQTEKFFNRYSPSALRIFLSPMLSLLVTVPVTLLILGPLGYELGAGLASVILWLYGKLGFVATGLLAAALPFMVASGMHKPMLPYAVSSMSQFGKEMLYLPASLAHNIAESGACMAIAFKSKDKTLKSTALSAGISALFGITEPALYGITLLNKKALYSVIAGSLVGGAFIGWMAIEAFALVGPGLASISMFISPENSWNIVYAIAGAVLSFVIAFLSALFLWREEKPVVVEERHHTVTEYPFASPIEGKVIPLDSVNDEIFSKHIMGDGIAIIPEKGVLYAPANGIIENVFETGHAVSMLTDSGAELIFHIGIDTIKLNGQGFQPKVTAGQQVNTGDVLVEFDLDSLIAAGYDPVVMMVITNSERFRVIPEATDVVIYPHTIIMTLKESV from the coding sequence ATGAGCCATACAGCAACAGATAATAACGCGACAGCCTATGCCACCACCGCGGAAAAAATCATCACGTTAGTCGGTGGGATCGACAATATTGAGCACATTGAACACTGCTCTACACGGCTACGGTTAAGCCTTTACGACAACAGTCAAGTGAACCAGCGCGAACTGGAAAAGGTGCCGGGCGTGCTGGGCGTTCGGGTTAACGTGCAGTGTCAGGTGATTATCGGCAGCGAAGTGATGCAGGTGTACGAAGCAGTGCAGAACCTCGCGGCAGGCCGGAAGGAAACAGGCCGCGTCGCGCCAGCAAAAACCAACCGCACGGCTTTTGTCATCGATTTTATCATCAGCGTTTTTCAGCCACTGGTGCCTGCGATTGCCGGCGGCGGCGTGCTCAAATCACTGTTACTGCTGCTGGACCTGCTCGGTTGGCTGACCAAAGACAGCTCAACCTACAAAGTGCTGGATAACATCGGTTCCGCCCCGCTCTATTTTCTGCCGATTCTGGTGGGGATCACCACCGCAATGAAGCTGAAAGTGAATGTGCTGGTCGCCGTTTCTGCCGTCTCTGTCATGGTGCTGCCTGCCATGTCGAAACAGCTGGCGGAAGGCGCAGAATTTCTCTCTTTCGACCTGAAAAACGTCGCTTACGCCTCACAAGTTTTCCCGGCAATTCTGTGCGTCATTTTCTATGCGCAAACCGAAAAGTTCTTCAACCGCTATTCGCCGAGCGCGCTGCGCATTTTCCTGTCACCGATGCTGTCGCTGTTGGTTACCGTTCCCGTCACGCTACTGATTCTTGGTCCGCTCGGTTATGAACTCGGAGCGGGTCTGGCTAGCGTGATCCTCTGGCTATACGGCAAGCTGGGCTTTGTGGCAACGGGGTTACTCGCCGCAGCACTGCCCTTCATGGTGGCGTCGGGGATGCATAAGCCCATGCTGCCCTATGCCGTTTCCTCCATGAGCCAGTTTGGTAAGGAAATGCTCTATCTGCCTGCGTCACTCGCGCATAACATTGCCGAATCAGGTGCCTGTATGGCGATTGCGTTCAAGAGTAAAGACAAAACGCTAAAATCGACGGCGCTTTCAGCCGGTATTTCTGCCCTGTTCGGCATTACCGAACCCGCGCTGTACGGAATTACGCTGCTGAATAAAAAGGCGCTCTACAGCGTGATCGCCGGTAGCCTGGTTGGCGGTGCATTTATCGGCTGGATGGCGATTGAAGCCTTTGCGCTGGTTGGCCCCGGTCTGGCGAGCATCTCCATGTTTATCTCACCGGAAAACAGCTGGAACATCGTCTATGCCATCGCTGGTGCCGTGCTCTCTTTTGTCATCGCCTTTCTCTCTGCGCTGTTCCTCTGGCGAGAAGAGAAGCCTGTTGTCGTAGAAGAACGTCATCACACGGTGACCGAATACCCGTTCGCCAGCCCGATTGAAGGCAAAGTGATTCCGCTGGACAGCGTGAATGACGAAATTTTCTCCAAACACATTATGGGTGACGGCATCGCCATCATCCCAGAGAAAGGTGTGCTCTACGCGCCGGCGAACGGCATCATTGAGAACGTGTTTGAAACCGGCCACGCCGTCAGCATGCTCACCGATAGCGGTGCTGAACTGATTTTCCATATCGGCATTGATACCATCAAACTCAATGGTCAGGGCTTTCAGCCGAAAGTCACGGCCGGCCAACAGGTTAACACCGGCGATGTCCTTGTTGAATTTGACCTCGATAGCCTCATCGCCGCGGGTTACGATCCCGTGGTCATGATGGTTATCACCAACAGCGAGCGCTTTCGCGTGATACCGGAAGCCACTGACGTCGTCATCTATCCCCACACCATCATCATGACCTTAAAGGAGTCTGTGTAA
- a CDS encoding DUF1869 domain-containing protein has product MTSENKGYSLTLLNRDNNKKAEKVYLKPMAFYVPDFAAGAVVELLNELPSTSENNKGFLLTVTNNNNGVSVDKDLATAEELKDKTISADAVKELVNIVRGYDVDEDTNVCGW; this is encoded by the coding sequence ATGACAAGTGAAAACAAAGGGTATTCATTAACACTATTGAACCGCGACAATAATAAGAAAGCAGAAAAAGTTTATCTTAAACCCATGGCTTTTTATGTACCAGATTTCGCCGCAGGTGCAGTCGTGGAATTACTCAACGAACTTCCCTCAACCAGTGAAAATAACAAAGGTTTTTTACTGACAGTCACAAATAATAATAACGGCGTGTCCGTTGATAAAGATCTCGCTACGGCAGAAGAATTAAAAGACAAGACGATTTCGGCTGATGCAGTAAAAGAGCTGGTTAATATCGTACGTGGCTACGATGTGGATGAAGATACCAATGTCTGCGGCTGGTAA
- a CDS encoding DUF1971 domain-containing protein, producing the protein MERIVIPANYVHTRTTPFWTKETAPASIWQRHLDAGTRQGVYPRLCVMQGIIRYYGYADGTSPDPVDTLTIEAGQFGVFPPEKWHRIEALTDDTLFNVDFYVDPKILIEG; encoded by the coding sequence ATGGAACGAATTGTTATACCTGCGAATTATGTTCATACCCGTACAACGCCTTTTTGGACAAAAGAAACGGCTCCGGCGTCTATCTGGCAGCGCCATTTGGATGCAGGGACACGGCAAGGCGTCTATCCACGCCTGTGCGTGATGCAAGGGATAATTCGTTATTATGGTTACGCGGATGGAACAAGTCCTGACCCTGTCGACACGCTAACTATCGAAGCCGGACAATTTGGCGTATTTCCCCCAGAGAAATGGCACAGAATCGAAGCGTTAACTGACGATACGCTATTTAACGTGGATTTTTATGTCGATCCAAAAATTTTGATAGAAGGTTGA
- a CDS encoding flavin reductase family protein, whose amino-acid sequence MKKNVKLSSFYYGFPVFLVTTTDNNNGEVNVSAVSSSISLGDKIIIGVTKGSKTYSNLLSGSDVVINIPDYKLWEKVEALGKLTGSNTLSEGQIKWGIQVCHDKFTKVGLHTEASTDITPPRVIECPIQAECKTVSTTDKGRFILVELDIVNVWVESDLLGTHDVIDSSKWKPLIYNFREYDTTGDALGFNFKYGH is encoded by the coding sequence ATGAAAAAGAACGTAAAACTCAGTTCGTTTTATTATGGTTTCCCGGTTTTTCTTGTTACGACGACGGATAATAACAACGGAGAAGTCAATGTTTCCGCTGTATCATCATCAATTTCTCTCGGCGATAAAATTATTATCGGTGTCACGAAAGGAAGTAAGACTTACAGTAATTTATTATCCGGCTCTGATGTTGTCATCAATATTCCTGATTACAAACTGTGGGAGAAGGTTGAAGCGCTTGGTAAGCTGACTGGAAGCAATACGCTATCTGAAGGTCAGATTAAATGGGGCATTCAGGTATGCCACGATAAATTCACCAAAGTTGGTCTTCACACTGAAGCCTCTACCGATATTACGCCACCTCGGGTGATTGAATGTCCTATTCAGGCAGAATGTAAAACCGTCAGCACGACGGACAAAGGGCGTTTTATTCTTGTCGAACTGGATATTGTTAATGTCTGGGTGGAAAGCGATCTATTAGGAACACATGATGTCATCGACTCGTCAAAATGGAAGCCTCTGATCTATAACTTCCGCGAATACGACACGACGGGTGACGCATTAGGTTTTAATTTTAAATACGGTCACTAA